The following proteins are encoded in a genomic region of Pseudomonas sp. Os17:
- a CDS encoding UPF0149 family protein, producing the protein MQNTPLNAADFELIEDTLLKYGDDHSVLNPCELDGYFTALVSGPAQVDIAEWFPGIWGGENPAWETPEECRQFIDLCVRHINTLAVQLTQAPQAFKARFEHTEHQGQDLLLAEEWCFGYLRGVAVGNWPEMPAPQVQALQLIIDCAEQDNFELPADLNLEQHRQQVAAIEPAARTLHAYWAAQR; encoded by the coding sequence ATGCAAAACACCCCACTGAACGCCGCCGACTTCGAACTGATCGAAGACACCCTGCTCAAGTACGGCGACGACCACTCGGTGCTCAATCCCTGCGAGCTGGACGGTTACTTCACCGCGCTGGTGTCGGGCCCGGCTCAAGTCGATATCGCCGAATGGTTCCCGGGTATCTGGGGCGGCGAAAACCCGGCCTGGGAAACCCCGGAGGAATGCCGGCAGTTCATCGACCTGTGCGTGCGCCACATCAACACCCTGGCCGTGCAATTGACCCAGGCCCCGCAAGCCTTCAAGGCGCGCTTCGAACACACCGAGCACCAGGGCCAGGACCTGCTGCTGGCCGAAGAATGGTGCTTCGGCTACCTGCGCGGCGTGGCCGTGGGCAACTGGCCGGAGATGCCGGCGCCGCAGGTTCAGGCGCTGCAGTTGATCATCGACTGCGCCGAACAGGACAACTTCGAACTGCCGGCCGACCTGAACCTGGAGCAGCATCGCCAGCAAGTGGCGGCCATCGAACCGGCCGCGCGCACGCTGCATGCCTACTGGGCGGCGCAGCGCTGA
- a CDS encoding RNA polymerase sigma factor — translation MSMEILDMESLQHLPLTAVSDDLQLLPRLLAGEQRAFRELVRQHQGAMRSVALAIVGQRHVDDVVQDAWLAIVHNLGGFQCRSSLKTWMLTITANAAKGCYVQNRREAGRFVRPAQAGEQRFAEEGDWAPPLEWHEDSPEALLCAEQLRGCLEQTLSSLPLLQRRVLLSRERQGHALEAIGGQLGISRSHVRVLLHRARLQLFAALKRHQMGAFDPVAGGHRRRASTAIKTPTFRVF, via the coding sequence ATGAGCATGGAGATCCTCGACATGGAATCTTTGCAGCACCTGCCGCTGACCGCCGTCAGCGACGACTTGCAGTTATTGCCGCGCCTGCTGGCCGGCGAGCAGCGGGCCTTTCGCGAACTGGTCAGACAGCATCAGGGCGCCATGCGCTCGGTGGCCCTGGCGATTGTCGGGCAGCGGCACGTCGATGACGTGGTGCAGGACGCCTGGCTGGCGATTGTGCACAACCTTGGCGGCTTCCAGTGCCGCTCCAGCCTCAAGACCTGGATGCTGACCATCACCGCCAACGCGGCCAAGGGCTGCTACGTGCAGAACCGTCGCGAGGCGGGTCGCTTCGTGCGGCCGGCCCAGGCGGGTGAGCAGCGCTTCGCCGAGGAGGGTGACTGGGCGCCGCCGCTGGAGTGGCACGAAGACAGCCCGGAAGCCTTGCTGTGCGCCGAGCAACTGCGTGGCTGCCTGGAGCAGACACTGAGCAGCCTGCCGCTGTTGCAACGCCGGGTCTTGTTGTCCCGTGAGCGCCAGGGCCACGCGCTTGAGGCCATCGGCGGGCAGTTGGGTATTTCGCGCAGTCATGTTCGCGTGCTGTTGCATCGCGCCCGCTTGCAGCTATTTGCCGCCCTCAAGCGCCATCAGATGGGCGCCTTCGATCCTGTCGCGGGCGGGCATCGGCGGCGGGCCTCGACCGCCATCAAGACGCCGACGTTCCGGGTGTTTTGA
- a CDS encoding ribbon-helix-helix domain-containing protein — MRSTQQLSITLPNQRANAVKAKVATGEYASESEVIRDGLRALMARDRAVESWLTGQVATAYDALKADASHTLSADQVRARLSAEHQNARNKLE; from the coding sequence ATGCGTAGCACTCAGCAATTGAGCATCACGCTGCCAAACCAGAGGGCCAACGCGGTGAAGGCCAAAGTCGCGACTGGTGAATATGCCAGCGAAAGTGAAGTCATACGCGATGGCCTGCGGGCATTGATGGCCCGTGATCGAGCCGTGGAAAGCTGGCTCACCGGCCAGGTGGCAACCGCCTACGATGCCTTGAAAGCGGACGCTTCACACACACTCAGTGCCGATCAGGTCCGTGCTCGGTTGTCAGCAGAGCACCAGAACGCCCGCAACAAACTGGAATGA
- a CDS encoding LysE family translocator has protein sequence MDLATLSLFIPACFALNMAPGPNNLLSVSNATRYGYRHSCLAGAGRLLAFAAMIALAAAGLAVVLQTSELLFHGIKILGAGYLLYLAWQLWRAHPGTEASEDSARVGLWALARQEFLVAAGNPKAILIFTAFLPQFVDPAQSMGPQFLILGALFLGLEWIAICAYAYMGLHMRRWLADPRGKRLFNRGCALLLSGAASVLLMARRG, from the coding sequence ATGGATCTCGCCACCCTGAGCCTGTTCATCCCCGCCTGCTTTGCCCTGAACATGGCCCCCGGCCCGAACAACCTGCTGTCGGTGAGCAACGCCACCCGCTACGGCTATCGCCACTCCTGCCTGGCGGGTGCCGGCCGGCTGCTGGCGTTCGCCGCCATGATCGCCCTGGCCGCCGCCGGCCTGGCGGTGGTCCTGCAAACCTCGGAGCTGTTGTTCCATGGGATCAAGATCCTCGGCGCAGGCTATCTGCTGTACCTGGCCTGGCAACTGTGGCGGGCCCATCCCGGCACTGAAGCGAGCGAGGACAGCGCCCGCGTCGGCCTCTGGGCCCTGGCCCGCCAGGAGTTCCTGGTGGCGGCGGGCAACCCCAAGGCGATCCTGATCTTCACCGCCTTCCTGCCGCAATTCGTCGATCCGGCGCAGTCGATGGGCCCGCAGTTCCTGATCCTGGGGGCGCTGTTCCTGGGGCTGGAGTGGATCGCCATCTGCGCCTACGCTTACATGGGCCTGCACATGCGCCGCTGGCTCGCCGACCCCCGGGGCAAGCGCCTGTTCAATCGCGGCTGTGCGCTGCTGTTGTCAGGGGCGGCGTCGGTGCTGCTGATGGCGCGTCGCGGCTAG
- a CDS encoding AidA/PixA family protein, with product MNDNIVDILITIDVDTILESAEKGLFKLSQDASNPSQLYNIYDGNDRLSDLVVYMVVRRSNADGADGGSELAVNLRQGDQLRWRATSLSKGLYYSVILYQYTQTHPPLSEDPNPYLTNVVPTVLPSTPLPIINRDNPAGQPIPQNVKTFYWQADATRVCTRVTYTWSFMIVDRDNTVLGYCSWDPYFSIR from the coding sequence ATGAACGACAACATTGTGGACATCCTCATCACCATCGATGTGGACACCATCCTTGAAAGTGCCGAAAAGGGACTCTTCAAACTCAGCCAGGACGCTTCCAACCCTTCCCAGCTTTACAACATCTACGACGGCAACGACCGACTCTCGGACCTGGTGGTCTACATGGTGGTGCGGCGCAGCAATGCCGATGGCGCCGACGGCGGATCCGAGCTGGCGGTCAACCTGCGTCAGGGCGACCAGTTGCGCTGGCGCGCCACCAGCCTGTCCAAGGGCCTGTACTACTCGGTGATCCTCTACCAGTACACCCAGACCCACCCGCCGCTGAGCGAGGACCCCAACCCCTACCTGACCAACGTGGTGCCGACGGTGCTGCCGAGCACACCACTGCCCATCATCAACCGGGACAACCCCGCCGGTCAGCCGATCCCGCAGAACGTCAAGACCTTCTACTGGCAGGCCGACGCCACCCGCGTCTGCACCCGGGTCACCTACACCTGGTCCTTCATGATCGTCGACCGTGACAACACGGTGCTGGGCTACTGCTCCTGGGACCCGTACTTCTCGATCCGCTAA
- a CDS encoding alpha/beta fold hydrolase, with translation MPQAPQQLLFLPGASGNRQFWQPLAAQLRHPARQVHLGWPGFGDTPPQPDVQGMDDLLDLVLQRIDRPTALVAQSMGGILAVRAALARPELITHLVLSVTSGGVDMGELGATDWRGDYAAAYPQLPRWFIDDHSDLGPRLGELGMPVLLLWGDCDPISPVAVGQRLASLLPQACLRIVPGADHDLGLSHAAQVAPWLDRHLNGESIGAA, from the coding sequence ATGCCTCAAGCCCCCCAACAACTGCTGTTCCTGCCCGGCGCCTCGGGCAATCGTCAATTCTGGCAACCCCTGGCCGCGCAGCTGCGCCATCCGGCGCGGCAGGTGCACCTGGGCTGGCCGGGCTTCGGCGACACCCCGCCACAGCCAGACGTGCAGGGCATGGACGATCTGCTGGACCTGGTGCTGCAGCGCATCGACCGGCCCACTGCTCTGGTGGCCCAGTCCATGGGCGGCATCCTCGCGGTGCGGGCGGCCCTGGCGCGGCCGGAGCTGATCACCCATCTGGTGTTGAGCGTCACCTCCGGTGGCGTGGACATGGGCGAGCTGGGCGCTACGGACTGGCGTGGCGACTATGCCGCGGCCTACCCGCAGTTGCCCCGCTGGTTCATCGATGACCACAGCGATCTCGGTCCGCGCCTGGGGGAACTGGGCATGCCGGTGTTGCTGCTGTGGGGCGACTGCGACCCCATCAGCCCGGTGGCGGTGGGCCAGCGTCTGGCCAGCCTGCTGCCACAGGCCTGCCTGCGCATCGTGCCCGGGGCCGACCATGACCTGGGCCTGAGCCACGCGGCCCAGGTCGCCCCCTGGCTCGATCGGCACTTGAACGGCGAGTCGATCGGCGCCGCCTAG
- a CDS encoding PrpF domain-containing protein produces MPDLPKPAAIPEFPVCHARGGTSTGLILAREALPRDEALVEELLRHLMGVPLHGEWPGNTQITGLGRGGPTSNKVFIVERRPGETRMISTLAQLAAGKSAIDWSVNCGNMSAALPLYALQRGWLQPGEGGGQIEIYNSNTQTTMYARLSLRDGRLLSDTRIPGVNGVFPGVDLFLDKPVGAKTGALFPSGQRVDLLDGIAATCIDVAVPMVILRAADLGKTGQESPAELDADPQFKARLLELMVLGGLRMGLRQRDGRLMSADDLRRSETIPKICIVSPARQGGDIATRYFTPQNAHPSLAVSGGCCLAAACLAEGTMAHALLARAPAIGEGKGEYPLAIENPAGVLETLINVRQVAGELLIDGAAYRRSAQILLQGSTPLYNASPELTAALGAAHRA; encoded by the coding sequence ATGCCCGATCTGCCAAAGCCCGCTGCTATCCCTGAGTTCCCCGTGTGCCACGCCCGTGGCGGCACCTCCACCGGGCTGATCCTGGCCCGCGAAGCGCTGCCCCGGGACGAAGCCCTGGTGGAAGAACTGCTGCGCCACCTGATGGGCGTGCCCCTGCACGGCGAGTGGCCGGGCAATACCCAGATCACCGGCCTGGGCCGCGGCGGGCCCACCAGCAACAAAGTGTTCATCGTCGAACGCCGCCCCGGCGAGACGCGGATGATCAGCACCCTGGCGCAACTGGCGGCGGGCAAGAGCGCCATCGACTGGAGCGTCAACTGCGGCAACATGTCCGCGGCATTGCCGCTGTATGCCCTGCAGCGCGGCTGGCTGCAGCCCGGGGAGGGCGGCGGGCAGATCGAGATCTACAACAGCAACACCCAGACCACGATGTATGCGCGCCTGAGCCTGCGCGACGGTCGGCTGCTGAGCGACACGCGGATTCCCGGGGTCAACGGGGTGTTTCCCGGGGTCGACCTGTTTCTCGACAAGCCGGTGGGGGCCAAGACCGGCGCGCTGTTTCCCAGCGGGCAACGGGTTGACCTGCTGGACGGGATTGCCGCCACCTGCATCGATGTGGCGGTGCCCATGGTCATCCTGCGCGCGGCGGACCTGGGCAAGACCGGGCAGGAGAGCCCGGCTGAACTGGACGCCGACCCACAGTTCAAGGCGCGCCTGCTGGAGCTGATGGTGCTGGGCGGGTTGCGCATGGGCCTGCGCCAGCGCGATGGCCGTTTGATGAGCGCCGACGACCTGCGGCGCAGCGAAACCATCCCCAAGATCTGCATCGTCAGCCCGGCGCGGCAAGGCGGTGATATCGCCACTCGCTACTTCACCCCACAGAACGCCCACCCGTCCCTGGCGGTGTCCGGCGGCTGCTGCCTGGCGGCGGCCTGCCTGGCCGAAGGCACCATGGCCCATGCCCTGTTGGCGCGGGCACCGGCAATAGGTGAAGGGAAGGGCGAATACCCGCTGGCGATTGAAAACCCCGCCGGAGTGCTGGAGACCCTGATCAATGTCCGACAGGTGGCCGGGGAGCTACTGATCGACGGCGCCGCCTACCGGCGCAGCGCGCAGATTCTGCTACAGGGCAGCACCCCGCTGTACAACGCCTCCCCCGAACTGACCGCCGCCCTTGGCGCCGCACACCGCGCCTGA
- a CDS encoding low molecular weight protein tyrosine phosphatase family protein → MLNVLFVCSQNKLRSPTAEQVFADWPGIHTASAGLNHDAEVPLGPELVQWAGLIVVMETRHREKLRKRFKAQLNNQQIVCLNIPDDYDFMDPELIQLLRQKVPQFLRDGGAAR, encoded by the coding sequence ATGCTCAATGTCTTGTTTGTCTGCAGCCAGAACAAGCTGCGCAGCCCCACCGCCGAGCAGGTGTTTGCCGACTGGCCGGGGATCCACACCGCCTCCGCCGGACTCAATCACGATGCCGAAGTGCCCCTGGGCCCGGAGCTGGTGCAATGGGCCGGGCTGATTGTGGTGATGGAAACCCGCCACCGGGAAAAACTGCGCAAGCGCTTCAAGGCGCAGTTGAACAACCAGCAGATCGTGTGCCTGAACATCCCCGATGATTACGACTTCATGGACCCGGAGTTGATCCAGTTGCTGCGGCAGAAGGTGCCGCAGTTTCTTCGCGATGGCGGCGCGGCTCGCTGA
- a CDS encoding helix-turn-helix domain-containing protein, giving the protein MSAALFTSPHLGLALRRWRLLHRVKQQHAADLFGVAQSSISRWENGRQAMEPAERARLEHLLAANLSAAADQALARLVNDSPRAVHLVCDLTHRLLACSPTRAAQFGVPLSELLGQSLWGFCTEEIVRKEAALDDLGWRAVLAPPSLEFFSGHNDSAIVPIAPSQCRWTRLNLSDGNAVRLVETL; this is encoded by the coding sequence ATGTCCGCAGCCCTGTTCACCTCACCCCATCTGGGCCTGGCCCTCAGGCGCTGGCGCCTGTTGCACCGGGTCAAGCAGCAGCACGCCGCCGATCTGTTCGGTGTGGCGCAGTCGAGCATTTCCCGCTGGGAAAACGGCCGGCAAGCCATGGAGCCGGCGGAGCGTGCGCGCCTGGAGCACCTGCTGGCGGCCAACCTCAGCGCCGCTGCCGATCAGGCCCTGGCGCGGCTGGTGAATGACAGCCCGCGCGCCGTGCACCTGGTGTGCGACCTGACCCACCGCCTGCTGGCCTGTTCGCCGACCCGCGCCGCACAGTTCGGCGTGCCCTTGAGCGAGCTGCTGGGCCAATCGCTGTGGGGCTTTTGCACCGAGGAAATCGTGCGCAAGGAAGCCGCCCTGGATGACCTGGGCTGGCGCGCAGTGCTGGCGCCGCCGTCCCTGGAGTTCTTCAGCGGCCACAACGATTCGGCCATCGTGCCCATCGCCCCCAGCCAGTGCCGCTGGACCCGCCTCAACCTGTCCGACGGCAACGCCGTGCGGCTGGTGGAAACCCTCTGA
- a CDS encoding HD domain-containing protein codes for MTPELLSGRLDFLREAEKLKDVLRSAHTSSGRQESTAEHSWRLCLMALLFEDQLGDLDLLRVLKLCIVHDLGEAIHGDIPAVAQAAHPDKSQQERDDLQYLARALDAPARQRLLELWDEYEGAASTEARAVKALDKLETLLQHTQGQNPADFDYGFNLDYGRRYTDASPLFQALRQQIDADTRRRLDAQD; via the coding sequence ATGACCCCCGAACTTCTCAGCGGCCGTCTCGACTTTCTCCGTGAAGCGGAAAAACTCAAGGACGTGCTGCGCAGCGCCCACACCTCCAGCGGCCGCCAGGAAAGCACCGCCGAGCACAGCTGGCGCCTGTGCCTGATGGCGCTGCTGTTCGAAGACCAACTGGGGGACCTGGACCTGCTGCGGGTGCTGAAACTGTGCATCGTCCACGACCTGGGGGAAGCCATCCATGGCGACATCCCGGCGGTGGCCCAGGCCGCCCACCCGGACAAGAGCCAACAGGAACGCGACGACCTGCAATACCTCGCCCGGGCCCTGGACGCCCCGGCCCGCCAGCGTCTGCTGGAGCTGTGGGATGAATACGAAGGCGCCGCCAGCACCGAGGCGCGCGCGGTCAAGGCCCTGGACAAGCTGGAAACCCTGCTGCAACACACCCAGGGCCAGAACCCGGCGGATTTCGACTACGGCTTCAACCTCGATTACGGCCGCCGCTACACCGACGCCAGCCCGTTGTTCCAGGCCCTGCGCCAGCAGATCGATGCCGACACCCGGCGCCGCCTCGACGCCCAGGACTGA
- the katG gene encoding catalase/peroxidase HPI, which translates to MSNESKCPFKHTAGEGTSNRDWWPGQLNLKILHQHSQLSDPMAEDFDYAAEFKTLDLAAVKRDLLALMTDSQPWWPADFGHYGPLFIRMAWHSAGTYRIADGRGGAGGGQQRFAPLNSWPDNVSLDKARRLIWPIKQKYGRKLSWADLIILTGNVALESMGFKTFGFGGGRQDVWEPDDHVYWGSETTWLGDQRYSGDRELENPLGAVQMGLIYVNPEGPNGNPDPLAAARDIRETFARMAMNDEETVALIAGGHTFGKTHGAGPATHVGPEPEAAGLEEQGLGWRSSFGTGVGGDAITSGLEVIWTTTPTRWSNDFFDHLFGFEWELTTSPAGAHQWQPKAGAGADSVPDPHDPSRRRTPSMLTTDLALRFDPAYEAISRRFHQHPEQLADAFSRAWFKLTHRDMGPRARYLGPEVPAEELIWQDPIPAVNHPLIDAQDIQQLKGQILNSGLSVAQLVSTAWASASTFRGSDKRGGANGARIRLAPQKDWEVNQPQQLAQVLRALEAVQSAFNSAQSTGKRVSLADLIVLGGCAAVELAANNAGYSISVPFAPGRMDASQEQTDVDSFAVLEPVADGFRNYLKPVSGVTAEALLIDKAQLLTLTAPQLTVLLGGLRVLGANVGQAPHGVFTARPGTLSNDFFVNLLDMATQWKPQSEARELYEGRDRATGQYKWSGTRVDLLLGSNSQLRALAEVYAAADAGEKFVKDFVAAWDKVMNLDRFDLR; encoded by the coding sequence ATGTCCAATGAATCCAAGTGCCCGTTCAAACACACCGCCGGCGAAGGCACCAGCAACCGTGACTGGTGGCCCGGCCAACTGAACCTGAAGATCCTCCACCAGCACTCGCAGCTGTCCGACCCGATGGCCGAGGACTTCGACTACGCCGCCGAATTCAAGACCCTGGACCTGGCCGCGGTGAAGCGCGACCTGCTGGCCTTGATGACCGACTCCCAACCCTGGTGGCCGGCGGATTTTGGCCACTACGGCCCGCTGTTCATCCGCATGGCCTGGCACAGCGCCGGCACCTACCGCATCGCCGATGGCCGCGGTGGCGCCGGGGGTGGGCAGCAGCGCTTCGCCCCGCTCAACAGCTGGCCGGACAACGTCAGCCTGGACAAGGCGCGGCGGCTGATCTGGCCGATCAAGCAGAAATACGGACGCAAGCTCTCCTGGGCCGACCTGATCATCCTCACCGGCAACGTCGCCCTGGAATCCATGGGTTTTAAAACCTTCGGCTTCGGCGGTGGCCGCCAGGACGTCTGGGAGCCGGACGACCACGTCTACTGGGGCAGCGAAACCACCTGGCTTGGCGACCAGCGCTACAGCGGCGACCGCGAGCTGGAGAACCCCCTGGGGGCGGTGCAGATGGGCCTGATCTACGTCAACCCGGAAGGCCCCAACGGCAACCCCGACCCCCTGGCCGCGGCCCGGGACATCCGCGAAACCTTCGCCCGCATGGCCATGAACGACGAAGAAACCGTGGCCCTGATCGCCGGCGGCCACACCTTCGGCAAGACCCACGGCGCCGGCCCTGCGACCCACGTCGGCCCGGAACCGGAAGCCGCCGGCCTGGAAGAGCAGGGCCTGGGCTGGCGCAGCAGCTTCGGCACGGGCGTTGGTGGCGACGCCATCACCAGCGGCCTGGAAGTGATCTGGACCACCACCCCGACCCGCTGGAGCAACGACTTCTTCGACCACCTGTTCGGCTTCGAATGGGAGCTGACCACCAGCCCCGCCGGCGCCCACCAATGGCAACCCAAAGCCGGCGCCGGGGCCGACAGCGTGCCCGACCCTCACGACCCGAGCCGACGCCGCACGCCGTCGATGCTCACCACCGATCTGGCGCTGCGTTTCGACCCGGCTTACGAGGCCATCTCCCGGCGCTTCCACCAGCACCCCGAGCAACTGGCCGACGCCTTCTCCCGCGCCTGGTTCAAACTCACCCACCGCGACATGGGCCCGCGCGCCCGCTACCTGGGCCCGGAAGTGCCGGCCGAAGAACTGATCTGGCAAGACCCGATTCCGGCCGTGAACCATCCACTGATCGACGCCCAGGACATCCAGCAGCTCAAGGGCCAGATCCTCAATTCCGGCCTGTCCGTGGCGCAACTGGTGTCCACCGCTTGGGCCTCGGCCTCGACCTTCCGCGGCTCGGACAAGCGCGGCGGCGCCAACGGCGCCCGGATTCGCCTGGCCCCGCAAAAAGACTGGGAGGTCAACCAACCGCAGCAACTGGCCCAGGTGCTGCGCGCCCTGGAAGCGGTGCAGAGCGCCTTCAACAGCGCGCAAAGCACTGGCAAACGCGTGTCCCTGGCCGACCTGATCGTCCTCGGCGGCTGCGCGGCGGTGGAGTTGGCGGCAAACAATGCCGGCTACAGCATCAGCGTACCCTTCGCCCCGGGGCGCATGGACGCCAGCCAGGAACAGACCGACGTCGACTCCTTCGCCGTGCTGGAGCCCGTGGCCGATGGCTTTCGCAACTACCTCAAGCCGGTCAGCGGCGTCACCGCCGAAGCCCTGCTGATAGACAAGGCGCAACTGCTGACCCTCACCGCCCCGCAACTGACTGTGCTGCTGGGCGGCCTGCGGGTGCTGGGGGCCAACGTCGGGCAAGCGCCCCACGGCGTGTTCACCGCGCGCCCGGGCACCTTGAGCAACGACTTCTTCGTCAACCTGCTGGACATGGCCACCCAATGGAAACCCCAGTCCGAGGCCCGCGAGCTGTACGAGGGCCGCGACCGCGCCACCGGGCAATACAAATGGAGCGGCACCCGGGTCGACCTGCTGCTGGGCTCCAACTCGCAACTGCGGGCTTTGGCCGAGGTGTATGCAGCGGCGGATGCGGGAGAGAAGTTCGTGAAGGACTTTGTCGCCGCCTGGGACAAGGTGATGAACCTGGATCGGTTCGATCTGCGCTAA
- a CDS encoding helix-turn-helix transcriptional regulator produces MECWNPYLDTQFCFDRPVGLARAGVFDPSARRVMGSAVGHYRARTVRPHLQYFDCNLQFPDPLRIHKVLPDSLCIVQVLAGQWQHRIDGQLHHYTPGAPQALGLSETMEALDQMPAGSHARMAGLRIAGSYLRELAEEDPTLQPLLSLLDDGIRFRQFQRCRALGSLLERLYQAPYQGALQRLHQESLSLAVLVELAVHLQGQRPAAPTVRGQLDLAHEARRQLDAHLLDPPGSQALAQQLGVGETTLRRAFAQVFGQSMLQYVRRQRMELARTLLRQRKWHVAQIAYRLGYANPANFNHAYKAHFGHPPGAEG; encoded by the coding sequence ATGGAATGCTGGAACCCCTACCTCGATACACAATTCTGCTTCGACCGGCCGGTTGGCCTGGCCCGCGCCGGGGTGTTCGACCCCAGTGCCCGGCGGGTGATGGGCAGCGCCGTCGGCCACTATCGCGCCCGTACCGTGCGCCCGCACTTGCAGTACTTCGACTGCAACCTGCAATTCCCCGATCCGCTGCGCATCCACAAGGTGTTGCCCGACAGCCTGTGCATCGTCCAGGTGCTGGCCGGGCAATGGCAGCACCGGATCGACGGCCAGCTCCACCACTACACCCCCGGCGCGCCTCAGGCCCTGGGCCTGAGCGAGACCATGGAAGCGCTGGACCAGATGCCCGCCGGCAGCCACGCCCGCATGGCCGGCCTGCGCATCGCCGGCAGCTATTTGCGGGAACTGGCCGAGGAAGACCCGACGCTGCAGCCCTTGCTTAGCCTGCTGGACGACGGCATCCGCTTTCGCCAGTTTCAACGCTGCCGGGCGCTGGGCAGCTTGCTGGAGCGGCTCTACCAAGCGCCGTACCAGGGCGCCCTGCAACGCCTGCACCAGGAAAGCCTGAGCCTGGCGGTGCTGGTGGAACTGGCGGTGCACCTCCAGGGCCAGCGCCCTGCGGCGCCCACGGTGCGCGGGCAACTGGACCTGGCCCACGAAGCCCGCCGCCAGCTCGACGCCCACCTGCTGGACCCGCCCGGCAGCCAGGCGTTGGCCCAGCAACTGGGGGTAGGGGAGACCACCCTGCGCCGCGCCTTTGCCCAGGTATTCGGCCAGTCGATGCTGCAGTATGTGCGGCGCCAACGCATGGAGCTGGCGCGCACCCTGTTGCGCCAGCGCAAATGGCACGTGGCGCAGATCGCCTACCGCCTGGGCTACGCCAACCCGGCCAATTTCAACCACGCCTACAAGGCCCACTTTGGCCATCCGCCCGGCGCGGAAGGCTAG
- a CDS encoding DUF1963 domain-containing protein, with protein MPEGPDQGSAYLGGNPYLPESIPWPTDSMGAPLLHLASLPASVINRYLAGMQLNEELVVSLFTPYSIVSDTYIEQAMQEGGKVLAYRPAARQVDGYGQPITPARRIAVIENPGQDSDENGLAKIAGIPAWIQGQETRPGLNYVLQINNSRLNRAAPGHKGILVGGTGYLLLKQGIDDEDLMAGVLIIQSS; from the coding sequence TTGCCCGAAGGCCCCGACCAGGGCTCCGCCTACCTCGGCGGCAACCCCTACCTGCCTGAGTCCATCCCGTGGCCCACCGACTCGATGGGCGCGCCCTTGCTGCACCTTGCCAGCCTGCCGGCCAGCGTTATCAATCGATACCTTGCCGGCATGCAATTAAATGAGGAGCTGGTGGTTTCGCTGTTTACGCCTTACTCAATCGTCAGCGACACCTACATCGAGCAGGCCATGCAAGAGGGCGGCAAGGTGCTGGCCTACAGGCCCGCGGCGCGACAGGTGGATGGTTACGGACAGCCCATCACCCCGGCGCGGCGAATCGCAGTGATTGAAAATCCGGGTCAGGACAGCGACGAAAACGGCCTGGCCAAGATCGCCGGAATACCCGCCTGGATTCAGGGTCAAGAGACACGCCCAGGCTTGAACTATGTGCTGCAGATCAACAACTCCCGGCTGAACAGGGCCGCTCCAGGGCACAAGGGCATTTTGGTCGGCGGAACCGGCTATCTGCTATTGAAGCAAGGCATTGATGACGAAGACCTGATGGCCGGGGTCCTGATCATCCAGAGTTCATAA